A genomic segment from Brevundimonas mediterranea encodes:
- a CDS encoding DUF5990 family protein, producing the protein MPSAITLRLTTADPVPGVAYSLQDKANAPVDPRIADDGPISFDVPVTLSDDGRLTGPFVRREGPSRRFVYIAIGTSAGQHGEWSRRAKIDVHDIPADLLALARDGRVLEVILPGRARDRGPACATVRRLQPWRAV; encoded by the coding sequence ATGCCCAGCGCCATAACCCTGCGCCTGACCACAGCCGACCCGGTCCCAGGCGTCGCCTACAGCCTGCAGGACAAGGCCAACGCGCCGGTCGATCCCCGTATCGCTGACGATGGTCCGATCAGTTTCGACGTCCCCGTCACCCTGTCCGACGACGGGCGGCTGACGGGCCCCTTCGTGCGACGCGAAGGACCGTCGCGACGCTTCGTCTATATCGCCATCGGCACATCGGCGGGACAGCACGGCGAATGGAGCCGGCGCGCCAAGATCGACGTCCACGACATTCCCGCCGACCTTCTGGCCCTGGCGCGCGACGGGCGCGTGCTGGAAGTCATCCTGCCCGGCCGGGCCCGCGACCGCGGCCCGGCTTGCGCCACCGTGCGGCGGCTCCAGCCCTGGCGCGCCGTCTGA
- a CDS encoding cystathionine gamma-synthase, with the protein MADTKNSQGFSTRAIHAGQHPDPTTGAVMTPIYATSTYAQESPGVNKGYEYARGKNPTREAFEACIADLEGGTHGFGFGSGMAATSTALELLDAGDHIVTGDDLYGGSWRLFERVRRRTMGLDFAYVDLSDIAAVEAAITPKTRMLWVETPTNPLMKLADIAALSKVAKAHGLLLIVDNTFATPFCQQPLSLGADVVMHSATKYLNGHSDIIGGVLVTADPDLATRIKFLQNSVGGIMGPFDAFLANRGLKTLALRMKAHCENALTVARWLETRKGVAKVIYPGLIAHPQHELAARQMHGGFGGMVTVVLEGDLERTKRVLERVQVFTLAESLGGVESLVNHPAIMTHASVPKDIREKGGVTDSLIRLSVGVENVEDLIADLDQALG; encoded by the coding sequence ATGGCCGACACAAAAAACAGCCAGGGTTTCTCGACCCGCGCCATCCATGCCGGGCAGCATCCCGACCCGACCACGGGCGCTGTGATGACGCCGATCTACGCCACCTCGACCTACGCCCAGGAAAGCCCGGGCGTGAACAAGGGTTACGAGTATGCGCGGGGCAAGAACCCGACGCGCGAGGCGTTTGAGGCCTGTATCGCGGACCTGGAGGGCGGGACGCACGGGTTCGGCTTCGGCTCGGGCATGGCGGCGACCTCGACGGCGCTGGAGCTGCTGGACGCGGGCGATCATATCGTGACCGGCGACGACCTGTACGGCGGATCGTGGCGGCTGTTCGAGCGGGTGCGTCGGCGGACCATGGGGCTGGACTTCGCCTATGTGGACCTGAGCGACATCGCCGCGGTCGAGGCCGCGATCACGCCCAAGACCAGGATGCTGTGGGTCGAGACCCCGACCAATCCCTTGATGAAGCTGGCCGACATCGCCGCCCTGTCGAAGGTGGCCAAGGCGCACGGCCTGCTGCTGATCGTGGACAACACCTTCGCCACCCCCTTCTGCCAGCAGCCGCTGAGCCTGGGGGCGGATGTGGTCATGCACTCGGCGACCAAATACCTGAACGGCCATTCGGACATCATCGGCGGGGTGCTGGTGACGGCCGATCCCGACCTGGCGACGCGGATCAAGTTCCTGCAGAACTCGGTCGGCGGGATCATGGGGCCGTTCGACGCCTTCCTGGCCAACCGGGGGCTGAAGACCCTGGCGCTGCGGATGAAGGCGCACTGCGAGAACGCCCTGACCGTGGCCCGTTGGCTGGAGACCCGGAAGGGCGTGGCCAAGGTCATCTATCCCGGCCTGATCGCCCATCCGCAGCACGAACTGGCCGCGCGCCAGATGCACGGGGGCTTCGGCGGCATGGTGACGGTGGTGCTGGAAGGCGACCTTGAGCGGACCAAGCGGGTGCTGGAACGGGTGCAGGTCTTTACGCTGGCGGAGTCGCTGGGCGGGGTCGAGAGCCTGGTGAACCACCCGGCGATCATGACCCACGCCAGCGTGCCCAAGGACATCCGCGAGAAGGGCGGCGTCACCGACAGCCTGATCCGGCTGTCGGTCGGGGTCGAGAACGTCGAGGACCTGATCGCGGATCTGGATCAGGCCCTGGGCTGA
- the rpmG gene encoding 50S ribosomal protein L33, producing the protein MAKPASIKIRLNSTADTGFFYVTKKNARTMTEKMVVKKYDPVVRKHVDFKEGKIK; encoded by the coding sequence ATGGCCAAACCGGCTTCCATCAAGATCCGCCTGAACTCCACGGCCGACACCGGCTTCTTCTACGTCACCAAGAAGAACGCCCGCACCATGACCGAAAAAATGGTCGTCAAGAAGTACGACCCGGTCGTGCGCAAGCACGTCGACTTCAAGGAAGGCAAGATCAAGTAA
- a CDS encoding cold-shock protein yields the protein MATGTVKWYNPTKGYGFIAPDDGGKDVFVHASAVETSSVGSLNEGQKISYEIERDSRSGKESAGRLTAAE from the coding sequence ATGGCTACCGGCACTGTTAAATGGTACAACCCCACCAAAGGCTACGGCTTTATCGCTCCCGATGACGGCGGCAAGGACGTCTTCGTCCACGCCTCGGCTGTCGAAACCTCGAGCGTCGGCTCGCTGAACGAAGGCCAGAAGATCTCCTACGAGATCGAGCGCGACTCGCGCTCCGGCAAGGAATCCGCCGGTCGCCTTACGGCGGCTGAGTAG
- a CDS encoding NUDIX hydrolase gives MTPFDAAQDLTDAPRIGGAQRPKDAATLILTRGGSRPEVLMGRRAPGHVFMASKWVFPGGRIDRADFTAAATGDLTSDVARRLEAEVPARRARALALTAVRETFEETGLILGRPAPPANTAGPWREYRQAGALPDLSVLSYIARAVTPPGRTRRFDARFFMAPSEALMTPEPTAGSGELDEIAWLPLEDARALDLPAITRFVLGELAERLAQDRANPDRPLPFVRMVRGRHVVDHRD, from the coding sequence GTGACCCCCTTCGACGCCGCACAGGACCTGACCGACGCCCCGCGCATCGGCGGCGCCCAGCGGCCCAAGGACGCGGCGACCCTGATCCTGACGCGGGGCGGGTCGCGGCCCGAGGTGCTGATGGGAAGACGGGCGCCAGGGCATGTCTTCATGGCGTCGAAGTGGGTGTTTCCCGGCGGGCGGATCGACCGGGCGGATTTCACCGCCGCCGCAACGGGCGATCTGACCTCCGACGTCGCCCGCAGGCTGGAGGCCGAGGTTCCCGCCCGCCGCGCGCGCGCCCTGGCCCTGACGGCGGTGCGCGAGACATTCGAGGAGACCGGCTTGATCCTGGGCCGCCCCGCGCCGCCCGCCAACACAGCGGGGCCGTGGCGCGAATATCGACAGGCGGGCGCCCTGCCCGACCTGTCGGTCCTGTCCTACATCGCGCGGGCCGTCACACCGCCCGGCCGCACACGCCGGTTCGACGCCCGTTTCTTCATGGCGCCGTCCGAGGCGCTTATGACGCCGGAACCCACCGCCGGATCGGGCGAACTGGACGAGATCGCCTGGCTGCCGCTGGAAGACGCCCGCGCCCTGGACCTGCCCGCCATCACCCGCTTCGTGCTGGGCGAACTGGCCGAGCGCCTGGCCCAGGACCGCGCCAATCCTGACCGCCCCCTGCCCTTCGTCCGCATGGTGCGCGGCCGCCACGTCGTCGATCACAGGGACTGA
- the rnr gene encoding ribonuclease R, producing the protein MTNSSKRPPAGLPDKDTLLAFLREAGSAEKTDIARHFGLKGGDRRALREMIRELEEEGKLGKRGRKGFSEAGALPPVGVADVIERDGDGELYVRLVEAGADAPRAILMPDKGKPGPAPGLGDRLLVKFQRGGDGWEARLIKKLDVGTNRVLGVIRKSARETRVEPVDRRSKDVLLVPQAQSGDLRDGDLVLAAIEKGEQRFGPKRGKILEHIGKEDDPRAASLIAIYAHGVPTGFSEAVEREAEDQALPTLKGREDLREVPFITIDPADARDHDDAVYAARDEDPKNPNGWIVWVAIADVAAYVRPGTHLDREARDKGNSTYFPDRVEPMLPEVLSNGLCSLKEGENRACLAVRMVFDKDGRKTGHKFVRGLMRSHAKLSYEQAQAAIDGQPDDATGPIMEAILYPLWNAYHAMLKGRLKRSPLQIESAERRIRMAPDGGIASIEKRASLEAHRLIEEMMIQANVCAAETLEQKKTPLIYRVHDAPSQEKIFNLADFLSTIGKPWNKGEPGTTKRFNKLLDETRDGEYADVVNEVVLRTQMQAIYSPDNVGHFGLNLDRYAHFTSPIRRYSDLIVHRGLIRALGFGKDGLTDREIAELPAIAEGVTMTERRSMAAERDAMDRYIAAFLEDRVGATFTGRITGVTRFGLFIRLDETGADGLVPVSTLGSEYFAHDDRAHALVGERTGKRFTLGRKVEVKLMEATPVTGGLVFEMLSEPEPRDPNAPAPRYGIRGRGGDGPPMRGKGRPGGPKPRNGSKPAGGLKGVRKGKRR; encoded by the coding sequence ATGACCAATTCATCCAAAAGGCCGCCCGCCGGCCTTCCCGACAAAGACACCCTCCTCGCCTTCCTGCGCGAGGCCGGATCGGCCGAGAAGACCGATATCGCCCGCCACTTCGGCCTGAAGGGCGGCGACCGCCGCGCCCTGCGCGAAATGATCCGCGAACTCGAAGAAGAAGGAAAACTGGGCAAGCGCGGCCGCAAGGGCTTCTCCGAAGCCGGCGCCCTGCCCCCTGTCGGCGTCGCCGACGTGATCGAACGCGACGGCGACGGCGAACTTTACGTCCGTCTGGTCGAGGCCGGCGCCGACGCTCCGCGCGCCATACTGATGCCCGACAAGGGCAAGCCCGGCCCCGCGCCCGGACTGGGCGACCGCCTGCTGGTCAAGTTCCAGCGCGGCGGCGACGGCTGGGAAGCCCGGCTGATCAAGAAGCTGGACGTCGGCACGAACCGCGTCCTGGGCGTGATCCGCAAGTCGGCGCGCGAGACCCGCGTCGAGCCGGTCGACCGCCGCTCCAAGGACGTGCTGCTGGTGCCCCAGGCCCAGTCGGGTGATTTGCGCGACGGCGACCTGGTCCTGGCCGCCATCGAAAAGGGCGAGCAGAGGTTCGGTCCCAAGCGCGGCAAGATCCTGGAGCATATCGGCAAGGAGGACGATCCCCGCGCCGCCTCCCTGATCGCCATCTACGCCCATGGCGTCCCGACCGGCTTCTCCGAGGCCGTCGAGCGTGAGGCCGAGGATCAGGCCCTGCCGACGCTGAAGGGCCGCGAGGACCTGCGCGAGGTCCCCTTCATCACCATCGACCCCGCCGATGCGCGTGACCACGACGACGCCGTCTACGCCGCCCGCGACGAGGATCCCAAGAACCCGAACGGCTGGATCGTCTGGGTCGCTATCGCCGACGTCGCCGCCTATGTGCGGCCCGGAACCCATCTGGACCGCGAGGCGCGGGACAAGGGCAACTCGACCTATTTCCCCGACCGCGTCGAGCCGATGCTGCCCGAGGTGCTGTCGAACGGCCTGTGCAGCCTGAAGGAAGGCGAAAACCGCGCCTGCCTGGCGGTACGGATGGTGTTCGACAAGGACGGCCGAAAGACCGGCCACAAGTTCGTGCGCGGCCTGATGCGGTCGCACGCCAAACTGTCCTACGAACAGGCCCAGGCGGCCATCGACGGGCAACCGGACGACGCCACCGGCCCGATCATGGAGGCCATCCTCTATCCGCTGTGGAACGCCTATCACGCCATGCTCAAGGGCCGGCTGAAGCGCAGCCCGCTGCAGATCGAATCGGCCGAGCGCCGCATCCGCATGGCTCCAGACGGCGGCATCGCCTCAATCGAAAAGCGCGCCTCTCTCGAGGCGCACCGGCTGATCGAGGAGATGATGATCCAGGCCAATGTCTGCGCCGCCGAGACGTTGGAGCAGAAGAAGACGCCCCTGATCTACCGCGTCCACGACGCGCCCAGCCAGGAGAAGATCTTCAACCTGGCCGACTTCCTCTCGACCATCGGCAAGCCGTGGAACAAGGGCGAGCCGGGCACCACCAAACGGTTCAACAAGCTGCTGGACGAGACCCGCGACGGCGAATACGCCGATGTGGTCAACGAAGTGGTTCTGCGCACCCAGATGCAGGCCATCTATTCGCCCGACAACGTCGGCCACTTCGGCCTGAACCTGGATCGCTACGCCCACTTCACCTCGCCGATCCGGCGCTATTCCGACCTGATCGTCCACCGCGGCCTGATCCGGGCGCTGGGCTTCGGCAAGGACGGGCTGACGGATCGCGAGATCGCCGAACTGCCCGCCATAGCCGAGGGCGTGACCATGACCGAGCGCCGGTCGATGGCCGCCGAACGCGACGCCATGGACCGCTATATCGCCGCCTTCCTGGAGGACCGCGTCGGGGCCACCTTCACCGGGCGGATCACCGGCGTCACCCGCTTCGGCCTGTTCATCCGCCTGGACGAGACGGGCGCCGACGGCCTGGTCCCCGTCTCGACCCTGGGCAGCGAATATTTCGCCCACGACGACCGCGCCCACGCCCTGGTCGGCGAACGCACCGGCAAGCGGTTCACCCTGGGCCGCAAGGTCGAGGTCAAGCTGATGGAAGCCACCCCCGTCACCGGCGGCCTGGTGTTCGAGATGCTCAGCGAGCCGGAACCCCGCGACCCCAATGCTCCCGCCCCGCGCTACGGCATCCGAGGACGGGGCGGCGACGGCCCACCGATGCGCGGAAAGGGCCGGCCGGGCGGTCCCAAACCTCGCAACGGCTCCAAGCCGGCGGGCGGACTGAAGGGCGTCAGGAAGGGCAAGCGGAGGTGA
- a CDS encoding pyridoxal-phosphate dependent enzyme: protein MSLNAPALSATVKSPLDLIGKTPMVEVTKIDTGKCRLLLKLESQNPGGSIKDRIAVEMLDAAEKEGWLKEGGTIVEATAGNTGLALTLVGRARGYKVLLVIPDKMSKEKIQHLRAMGADVRLTRSDVPHGHPEYYTDMAERLSQAIPGAYYVNQFANQSNADAHVKTTGPEIWEQTGGDMDAFVAGIGSGGTITGVARYLKSVGSKAQIVLADPVGSTLAGIVNEGVPGPDGSYTVEGIGQNFVPDTADMSLIDKAYSIPDAEAIATARELLLKEGILAGSSSGTLIASALRWCREQTEAKTCVTFVCDTGAKYLSKVYNDAWLADQGLGERELHGDLSDLINRKYEKGDVVVAGPGDTLDTAFKRMKGADVSQLPIIEDGRLVGILDESDLIQVMNTDEITRKERFAKPVASAMTRDLDTLQVKEPLDALIPVFDRDRVAIVLDGERFVGLITRTDLINHLSLNR from the coding sequence ATGTCCCTGAACGCCCCCGCCCTGAGCGCGACCGTGAAGTCGCCGCTGGATCTGATCGGCAAGACGCCGATGGTGGAGGTGACGAAGATCGACACCGGCAAGTGCCGGCTGCTGCTGAAACTGGAGTCCCAGAACCCCGGCGGTTCGATCAAGGATCGGATCGCGGTCGAGATGCTGGATGCGGCTGAGAAGGAAGGCTGGTTGAAGGAAGGGGGCACGATCGTCGAGGCGACGGCGGGCAATACGGGCCTGGCCCTGACTCTGGTCGGGCGGGCGCGTGGATATAAGGTGCTGCTGGTCATCCCGGACAAGATGTCGAAGGAAAAGATCCAGCATCTGCGGGCCATGGGCGCCGATGTTCGCCTGACCCGTTCGGACGTGCCGCACGGGCATCCGGAATATTACACCGACATGGCCGAGCGCCTGTCGCAGGCCATTCCCGGCGCCTATTACGTCAACCAGTTCGCCAACCAGTCGAACGCCGACGCCCATGTGAAGACGACGGGACCGGAGATCTGGGAGCAGACGGGCGGCGACATGGACGCCTTCGTCGCCGGCATCGGCTCGGGCGGCACCATCACCGGCGTGGCGCGCTATCTGAAGAGCGTCGGCTCCAAGGCTCAGATCGTCCTGGCCGATCCGGTCGGATCGACCCTGGCCGGCATCGTCAATGAGGGCGTGCCGGGGCCGGACGGCAGCTATACGGTCGAGGGCATCGGTCAGAACTTCGTGCCCGATACGGCGGACATGAGCCTGATCGATAAGGCCTATTCGATCCCGGACGCGGAGGCGATCGCCACGGCGCGCGAGCTTCTGCTGAAGGAAGGCATCCTGGCGGGGTCGTCCTCGGGGACGCTGATCGCCTCGGCCCTGCGCTGGTGCCGCGAGCAGACCGAAGCCAAGACCTGCGTCACCTTCGTCTGCGATACCGGGGCCAAGTATCTGTCAAAGGTCTACAACGACGCCTGGCTGGCGGATCAGGGTCTGGGCGAGCGCGAGCTGCACGGCGACCTGTCGGACCTGATCAACCGCAAATACGAGAAGGGCGACGTGGTCGTGGCCGGTCCGGGCGACACCCTGGACACGGCCTTCAAGCGGATGAAGGGCGCCGACGTGTCCCAATTGCCGATCATTGAAGACGGCCGCCTGGTCGGCATCTTGGACGAGAGCGACCTGATCCAGGTGATGAACACCGACGAGATCACCCGCAAGGAACGGTTCGCCAAGCCGGTGGCCTCGGCCATGACGCGCGACTTGGACACGCTTCAGGTCAAGGAGCCGCTGGACGCCCTGATCCCCGTCTTCGACCGCGACCGGGTGGCCATCGTGCTGGACGGCGAGCGGTTCGTGGGTCTGATCACCCGCACCGACCTGATCAACCACCTCAGCCTGAACCGGTAA